A single region of the Ascaphus truei isolate aAscTru1 chromosome 6, aAscTru1.hap1, whole genome shotgun sequence genome encodes:
- the LOC142497337 gene encoding transcription factor HES-5-like, producing the protein MAPCNIRMQGADNSKSKQIRKMRKPVIEKMRRDRINSSIEQLKTLLEKEFQKHELPSKPEKADILEMTVSFLQQHMAEKSAPSPNQTHREGHSRCLQDSLHFLFLHKQTEAQEKLLRNINGPLCDSEVMRPSVLSSCQPHTKQTAQKSTKVPWRPW; encoded by the exons ATGGCTCCTTGCAACATCAGGATGCAGGGTGCTGATAACAGCAAGTCAAAGCAGATAAGAAAG ATGAGGAAGCCTGTGATTGAGAAGATGAGGAGAGATCGTATTAACAGCAGCATTGAGCAGCTCAAGACCTTACTGGAGAAAGAGTTTCAGAAACATGAACTTCCATCCAAACCAGAGAAAGCTGATATCCTGGAGATGACAGTGAGCTTCCTGCAGCAGCACATGGCTGAGAAAT CTGCACCATCACCCAACCAAACCCACAGAGAAGGTCACTCCAGATGTCTCCAGGACTCCCTTCACTTCCTCTTCCTGCATAAACAGACAGAGGCACAGGAGAAGTTGCTGAGAAATATTAATGGACCATTGTGTGATTCAGAGGTTATGCGTCCTTCTGTACTGTCCTCCTGCCAACCCCATACCAAACAAACAGCCCAGAAGAGCACAAAAGTCCCGTGGAGACCTTGGTAA